One region of Brassica napus cultivar Da-Ae chromosome A10, Da-Ae, whole genome shotgun sequence genomic DNA includes:
- the LOC106371162 gene encoding chitinase-like protein 1, translating into MVTIRSVSVFILVLLAISSLALVANGEDKTIKVKKVKGKKVCTQGWECVWWSEYCCNQTISDYFQVYQFEQLFAKRNTPIAHAVGFWDYQSFITAAALFEPLGFGTTGGKLMGQKEMAAFLGHVASKTSCGYGVATGGPLAWGLCYNREMSPMQSYCDETWKYKYPCSPGAEYYGRGALPIYWNFNYGAAGEALKADLLNHPEYIEQNATLAFQAAIWRWMTPIKKAQPSAHDIFVGNWKPTKNDTLSKRGPTFGTTMNVLYGEYTCGQGDIEPMSNIVSHYLYFLDLLGIGREDAGPNEELSCAEQKAFNPATAPSSNSS; encoded by the exons ATGGTGACGATCCGGAGCGTTTCAGTGTTTATCCTTGTTCTACTCGCTATATCATCCCTGGCTTTGGTTGCGAACGGGGAAGACAAGACGATTAAAGTGAAGAAAGTGAAGGGGAAGAAGGTGTGCACGCAGGGATGGGAATGTGTCTGGTGGTCCGAGTACTGCTGTAACCAGACCATATCAGATTACTTTCAGGTTTACCAGTTTGAGCAGCTCtttgccaaaagaaacactcCCATAGCTCATGCTGTTGGTTTCTGGGACTACCAGTCCTTCATCACCGCCGCTGCTCTCTTCGAGCCTCTCGGGTTTGGTACCACTGGTGGAAAGCTCATGGGACAGAAAGAAATGGCTGCCTTCCTCGGTCATGTCGCCAGCAAAACTTCCT GTGGATACGGAGTCGCGACAGGAGGGCCTTTAGCTTGGGGTCTGTGCTATAACAGGGAGATGAGTCCAATGCAATCTTACTGTGACGAGACCTGGAAATACAAGTACCCTTGCAGCCCTGGAGCTGAGTACTACGGACGTGGTGCTTTACCCATTTACTG GAACTTCAACTACGGTGCAGCTGGAGAAGCCCTAAAAGCCGATCTATTGAACCACCCCGAGTACATCGAGCAGAACGCGACGCTCGCCTTCCAAGCTGCAATTTGGAGATGGATGACGCCAATCAAGAAAGCTCAGCCCTCGGCTCACGACATCTTTGTTGGGAACTGGAAACCGACAAAGAATGATACTTTGTCCAAACGTGGCCCAACTTTTGGTACCACCATGAACGTTTTGTACGGAGAGTACACATGTGGTCAAGGCGACATTGAGCCAATGAGCAACATAGTCTCACACTACTTGTACTTCCTCGACCTCTTGGGTATCGGAAGGGAAGACGCGGGGCCAAACGAGGAGCTCAGCTGCGCTGAGCAGAAAGCATTCAACCCTGCAACTGCACCGTCTTCTAACTCTTCGTAA
- the LOC125579409 gene encoding uncharacterized protein LOC125579409 gives MDKLDFPQRLYSVGQEPFPNKSIAYYSNDSKLFPALKEALEADEWEELKNSRVGVFLKFHEMKFGWASRLVHYILCFQLDCKKKFELWSLVGVEPLRFSLHEFEEITGLNCEYVKNLENPLVEVTADMKAFWAQMGVNFDRGPSIDELTAACQMCRTWSRDDRLRLGYLAIYAGFIEARRTSSPTRASLARLVMDLDAFEDYPWGRVAFKFLMESVKGVDLTKTYAIEGFVQVLQVWVYCCLPEFGAGYGLPIEGSPTPPLLAFLGAKGQRRLQENILKQTRTKNFAMKDYSEMFPRWDGELEDEKADNIVKAMFSSGWAWEQSHWPLVGTKLWTNVKVEIHPMKTEAGQMMRSLKTVSPSRTESDAESRKKARESPGLDVETMKGEIVRWLTGLTSNMVEGLSRCENTLKTQSHMIEGLTTQVGAVEKMVREGWKEDHTKAGSSTDVPEANKSDGDKAKKDSAEGSKGDESKGDESKGDESKGEESRAEESRAEESKAAETAPKGMTTRAKARDTQATVVSTKTSPKPLDPKRGKKSVKKK, from the exons ATGGATAAACTTGATTTCCCACAAAGGCTGTATAGTGTAGGCCAGGAACCTTTTCCGAATAAAAGCATTGCCTACTACAGCAATGACAGCAAGCTCTTCCCTGCTCTTAAAGAAGCACTCGAGGCAGATGAATGGGAGGAGCTCAAGAACTCGAGAGTAGGAGTGTTCTTAAAGTTCCACGAAATGAAGTTTGgatgggcttcaaggctggtgcACTATATACTGTGTTTTCAGCTTGACTGCAAGAAGAAGTTTGAGTTGTGGAGTCTCGTAGGTGTTGAACCATTGAGGTTTTCTCTGCATGAATTTGAAGAGATAACTGGCCTGAACTGCGAGTATGTGAAGAATCTCGAGAATCCGTTGGTTGAGGTAACGGCTGACATGAAAGCATTTTGGGCGCAGATGGGAGTGAATTTCGACCGGGGGCCAAGTATTGATGAATTAACTGCAGCGTGTCAGATGTGCAGAACATGGTCTCGAGATGATCGGCTGCGTTTAGGGTATCTAGCCATCTACGCTGGCTTCATCGAAGCAAGAAGAACCTCGTCACCCACACGGGCTAGCCTGGCTAGGTTAGTGATGGATCTAGATGCTTTTGAAGATTATCCGTGGGGAAGAGTAGCCTTTAAATTCTTGATGGAGTCGGTGAAGGGTGTAGACTTGACAAAGACGTATGCTATTGAAGGCTTTGTTCAGGTTCTTCAAGTCTGGGTCTACTGCTGTCTCCCTGAATTCGGAGCTGGGTATGGTCTCCCTATAGAAGGTTCTCCGACCCCACCTCTACTTGCCTTCTTAGGTGCCAAAGGCCAGAGAAGACTCCAGGAGAATATCTTGAAACAG ACTAGGACTAAGAACTTTGCTATGAAGGATTACTCTGAAATGTTCCCTCGCTGGGATGGTGAGCTGGAAGATGAGAAGGCTGATAACATAGTGAAGGCAATGTTTTCTTCAGGCTGGGCGTGGGAACAAAGTCACTGGCCTCTTGTCGGAACAAAACTGTGGACAAATGTGAAGGTGGAGATCCATCCGATGAAGACAGAAGCTGGTCAGATGATGCGAAGCTTGAAGACAGTGTCCCCTTCTCGCACAGAGTCTGATGCAGAATCACGCAAAAAGGCTCGTGAGTCCCCTGGCCTGGATGTGGAGACCATGAAAGGAGAAATAGTTCGTTGGCTAACTGGCCTGACTTCTAATATGGTTGAGGGGCTGAGCAGATGCGAGAACACTCTGAAGACACAATCCCACATGATTGAGGGCCTTACAACTCAAGTGGGAGCTGTTGAGAAGATGGTGCGTGAAGGTTGGAAAGAAGACCACACCAAAGCTGGTTCATCTACTGATGTACCTGAGGCAAACAAATCTGATGGAGACAAAGCTAAGAAGGACAGCGCTGAAGGAAGCAAAGGTGATGAAAGCAAAGGTGATGAAAGCAAAGGTGATGAAAGCAAAGGTGAGGAAAGCAGAGCCGAGGAAAGCAGAGCCGAGGAAAGCAAAGCTGCGGAAACAGCTCCCAAAGGAATGACAACAAGAGCCAAAGCTAGAGACACCCAAGCCACTGTGGTTAGTACCAAAACATCTCCCAAACCACTTGATCcgaaaagaggaaaaaaatcaGTGAAAAAGAAGTAA
- the LOC106371156 gene encoding probable E3 ubiquitin-protein ligase ARI12, with amino-acid sequence MDDSDIKRLGEILITAEEEEEWLNTPDEHDHTETSTHQSYVTILKEGDIRSRMKEEIQRVSNTYSISEDDATLLLAHFRWDDIELHKKWSDNAKSVRESVGIFELERPLDLPSDDKNFCCGICFKLLSLERSASVSCGHRVCKFCWRSHINKSINKIADVDWYGTLKCPYDICRASVGGDMIEKFACEEEKTKYYRYLFRSYVEGSKVIKCCPAKGRSCDVHLTPGSGNFDVLCLCLLSFCWNCSKDVHSPMDCESAAKWLRMNSSDYQDPNWVRQNTVPCPRCNLRIRENQDCSLKMRCFPPCNYDFCWRCRGQWTEHGLDLYTCTHDEYEETVFGNMAEYAAGRYKDCHEKWMSNESVMQKAKAKLQQLHTDVIPDLSNKQLATVHQLEFVAEAWSQIMECRRVLKWTYAYEYYLGEDQVEKQAFLKLKQDNAEIPLEKLHYHAENQLNMLLDSDGPSENFNKFRSDLTDSTRITRNHYELLLRDLEDGLSNVVGASTSQRAHNEDDASGSSSIHDD; translated from the exons ATGGATGATTCAGATATCAAAAGGCTGGGCGAGATCCTTATTAcagcggaggaggaggaggagtggTTGAATACACCTGATGAACATGATCACACCGAAACATCTACCCACCAGAGTTATGTAACCATTCTGAAAGAAGGAGATATCCGAAGTCGTATGAAAGAGGAGATCCAACGTGTTTCAAATACTTACTCAATCTCCGAAGACGACGCCACGCTTCTGCTAGCTCACTTCCGCTG GGATGATATTGAACTTCATAAGAAATGGTCAGATAACGCTAAAAGTGTTAGAGAAAGCGTCGGAATATTTGAGTTGGAGAGACCACTTGATTTACCTTCTGACGACAAAAAT TTCTGTTGCGGAATCTGCTTCAAATTACTCTCACTTGAGAGGTCTGCATCGGTCTCATGTGGCCATCGTGTATGCAAGTTCTGCTGGAGAA GTCATATCAACAAAAGCATCAATAAGATTGCAGATGTTGACTGGTATGGGACATTAAAATGTCCATACGATATTTGTCGAGCTTCCGTTGGTGGAGACATGATAGAGAAATTTGCTTGCGAGGAAGAGAAGACTAAGTACTATCGATATCTCTTTAGATCTTACGTTGAAGGCAGCAAAGTG aTAAAATGTTGTCCTGCTAAGGGGCGTAGCTGCGATGTTCATCTTACTCCTGGTTCCGGAAACTTTGATGTCTTATGTCTCTGCCTGCTTAGTTTCTGTTGGAAT TGCAGCAAGGACGTTCACAGTCCCATGGACTGTGAATCAGCTGCAAAATGGTTAAGAATGAACAGTTCTGATTACCAAGACCCCAACTG GGTACGACAGAACACGGTGCCTTGCCCTAGGTGTAACCTAAGGATCAGAGAAAATCAAGATTGTTCACTGAAGATGAGATGCTTTCCACCTTGTAACTATGACTTCTGTTG GCGCTGCCGTGGTCAATGGACTGAACATGGCTTAGATTTATACACTTGTACCCATGATGAG TATGAAGAGACTGTTTTTGGGAATATGGCAGAATATGCTGCAGGTAGATACAAAGACTGTCATGAAAAGTGGATGAGTAATGAATCGGT GATGcaaaaagcaaaagcaaaactCCAGCAATTACACACTGATGTT ATTCCGGATTTAAGTAACAAACAGTTAGCAACTGTACATCAGCTTGAGTTCGTTGCGGAAGCTTGGTCTCAG ATCATGGAATGTAGAAGGGTCTTGAAATGGACTTATGCTTATGAGTATTACCTAGGAGAGGACCAGGTCGAAAAGCAAGCTTTCTTGAAGCTTAAGCAAG ACAATGCAGAGATTCCTCTGGAGAAGCTCCATTACCATGCAGAGAATCAACTGAATATGTTGCTTGACTCAGATGGACCATCagagaattttaataaattccGCAGCGATTTAActgactcaactag AATAACGAGAAATCACTACGAGCTTCTTCTAAGAGATCTTGAAGATGGCTTAAGTAATGTTGTCGGTGCTTCAACGTCGCAAAGGGCACATAACGAGGATGATGCTAGTGGTTCGAGCAGTATACATGACGATTAA
- the BNAA10G03900D gene encoding uncharacterized protein BNAA10G03900D, translating into MSSVRYKPSDPSQCTPVIASESIESRKKLEKKKKSHVLLEGYVESLATLDNNNQDDLTRSKSLTDDDLEDLKGCLDLGFGFSYDEIPELCSTLPALELCYSMSQRFSDDNNKSSPENSPVDDSSPAPPIANWKISSPGDNPDDVKARLKYWAQAVACTVQLCS; encoded by the exons ATGAGTTCTGTTCGCTACAAACCATCAGATCCATCGCAATGCACACCTGTCATTGCTTCCGAATCCATCGAGAGTAggaagaagctggagaagaagaaaaagagccACGTGTTGCTAGAAGGCTACGTGGAGAGTCTCGCCACGTTGGATAATAATAACCAAGACGATCTGACGAGATCCAAGAGCTTGACCGACGACGATCTCGAAGATCTCAAGGGTTGTCTAGATCTAGGCTTTGGTTTCAGCTACGACGAGATCCCTGAGCTCTGCAGCACTCTCCCCGCTCTAGAGCTTTGCTATTCCATGAGCCAGAGATTCTCTGACGACAACAACAAGTCATcgccggaaaattcgccggtgGACGATTCTTCTCCGGCGCCTCCTATTGCCAACTGGAAGATATCTAGCCCCG GTGATAATCCGGATGATGTGAAAGCTAGGCTCAAGTACTGGGCTCAAGCCGTTGCATGTACTGTCCAGTTGTGCAGCTGA
- the LOC106371160 gene encoding INO80 complex subunit D has product MASASKQNPSSSKPPRHPFSIAASIPSKACAGEESQFRNPNPSSSLLPSNSPISMSVEDQILGRSTHLTRPELLRRRSHNLKQLAKCYRDHYWALMEDLKAQHREYYWKHGVSPFKEDNHHHQNKRRRIDGGEVEGSGDNDNGVKSDPSLTGNCVACGSGSKSKAMPLTNYCQLHILSDKKQKLYTCCTFVNKRAQSKAITCPKPTLASTVPALCNAHFQKAQKDVAKALKDAGHNVSSANKPPPKLHDIVAAFVHHIQAKRKNPGRESKLRSSVKEEITS; this is encoded by the exons ATGGCGTCTGCTTCGAAGCAGAATCCTTCTTCTTCAAAACCTCCAAGACACCCGTTTTCAATCGCGGCCTCAATCCCCTCGAAAGCCTGCGCTGGGGAAGAATCCCAATTTcgaaaccctaaccctagctcAAGCCTCTTACCGTCGAATTCGCCGATTTCGATGTCAGTCGAAGATCAGATCCTCGGACGCTCCACTCACCTAACCCGACCCGAGCTTCTACGACGCCGATCGCACAACCTGAAGCAGCTCGCAAAATGCTACAGAGACCATTACTGGGCCTTAATGGAGGATCTCAAGGCCCAACACAGAGAGTATTACTGGAAGCACGGTGTTAGTCCTTTCAAAGAAGATAATCATCACCACCAAAACAAGAGGCGTAGGATTGATGGCGGTGAAGTTGAAGGTAGCGGAGACAACGACAACGGCGTTAAGAGTGATCCGAGTCTGACAGGAAACTGTGTTGCTTGTGGTAGTGGAAGCAAGTCAAAGGCCATGCCGTTGACTAATTACTGTCAGCTTCATATCCTGTCGGATAAAAAACAGAAGCTTTACACTTGTTGCACTTTCGTCAACAAAAG AGCTCAGTCAAAAGCAATCACGTGTCCAAAACCAACGCTTGCATCGACCGTGCCTGCATTGTGTAACGCGCACTTCCAGAAAGCTCAAAAGGATGTTGCTAAGGCTTTGAAAGATGCTGGTCATAATGTTTCTTCAGCGAACAAGCCTCCCCCTAAACTACATGATATTGTTGCCGCGTTTGTGCATCATATTCAAGCGAAGAGAAAGAATCCGGGGAGAGAGAGCAAACTAAGAAGCTCGGTGAAAGAAGAGATTACTAGCTAA
- the LOC106371159 gene encoding 1-aminocyclopropane-1-carboxylate oxidase homolog 3-like, which translates to MVKSVFRDVMLEYSKQVVSLGEFLFELLSEALGLNPNHLKDIDCSKGLRMLCHYYPPCPQPDLTLGASKHSDSSFLTVLLSNQIEGLQVLREGYWPKFSLCMQFITNDKFISSEHRVLANRATGARVSVACFTTGIRPNPRIYGPIRELVSEDNPPKYREITVKEFAAHRSAKRHDGTSDLLHFKI; encoded by the coding sequence ATGGTGAAAAGTGTTTTCAGGGATGTAATGTTGGAATACTCAAAGCAAGTGGTGAGTCTAGGGGAGTTTCTATTTGAGCTTTTATCAGAAGCTCTAGGGTTGAACCCTAATCACCTCAAGGACATTGATTGCTCCAAGGGCTTGCGCATGCTTTGCCATTACTACCCACCCTGTCCTCAGCCTGACCTAACTTTAGGCGCAAGTAAACATAGCGACAGCTCTTTTCTTACCGTCCTTCTTTCAAATCAAATCGAAGGGCTTCAAGTTCTCCGTGAAGGGTACTGGCCAAAGTTTTCTTTATGCATGCAGTTTATAACAAACGACAAGTTCATTAGTTCGGAGCATAGAGTCTTGGCCAACAGAGCCACAGGAGCTAGAGTCTCGGTCGCCTGTTTCACAACCGGTATTAGACCGAATCCTAGAATATACGGACCAATAAGAGAACTTGTGTCTGAAGATAACCCTCCAAAGTATAGAGAGATCACAGTTAAGGAGTTCGCTGCTCACCGCAGTGCCAAAAGACATGACGGAACCTCTGATTTGctccattttaaaatatga